One window of Oscillibacter hominis genomic DNA carries:
- a CDS encoding LacI family DNA-binding transcriptional regulator gives MAGIREIAEMTGLSVATVSHVINNTRQVSKRSRELVEKAIEEIGYKPNRAARMLRTQQSKTMAMIIPRVRPGMSTNVFFMDVLSGAKDYLQTKGYNMIVSTYTEEEGEGTDELRDLEVLKQQWVDGILIVPNKKKQTLFADVMESGIPFVVLDRLVTDIPSPCVCSDNVSAARKAVKLLYNSGKRRIGYIGGSPDSFTGHDRYQGYCDGLAECGLTLDETLVSLSQKHTVRSGSEGADQLLEHHADAIFVANDVKAVGVLKALNQRGVRVPEDVGVIGFDDYEWMEISSPPLTTIRQNPYLMGQEGARLLLRHIEDPNCAERIVLDTEIVRRRSHGKEE, from the coding sequence ATGGCTGGAATCCGGGAGATCGCCGAGATGACAGGGCTGTCCGTGGCGACGGTGTCCCATGTGATCAACAATACCCGGCAAGTGTCCAAGCGGAGCCGGGAGCTGGTGGAAAAGGCCATAGAGGAAATCGGCTACAAGCCCAACCGTGCGGCGCGGATGCTGCGGACCCAACAGTCCAAGACCATGGCGATGATCATACCAAGGGTGCGGCCCGGCATGTCCACCAACGTGTTTTTCATGGATGTGCTCAGCGGTGCCAAGGACTATCTCCAGACGAAGGGATACAACATGATCGTCAGCACCTATACAGAGGAAGAGGGAGAGGGTACGGATGAGCTGCGGGATCTGGAAGTCCTGAAGCAGCAGTGGGTGGACGGCATCCTCATCGTGCCCAACAAGAAAAAGCAGACCCTTTTCGCGGACGTGATGGAAAGCGGTATTCCCTTTGTGGTGCTGGACCGCCTGGTGACGGATATCCCCAGCCCCTGCGTGTGCTCAGACAACGTTTCAGCGGCGCGCAAAGCAGTGAAACTGCTCTACAACAGCGGAAAGCGCCGCATTGGATATATCGGCGGCAGCCCGGATTCCTTCACCGGCCACGACCGCTATCAGGGGTATTGTGACGGCCTTGCAGAGTGTGGCTTAACGCTGGATGAAACGCTGGTCAGCCTCTCCCAGAAGCACACGGTCCGTTCGGGAAGCGAAGGAGCGGATCAGCTGTTGGAGCATCATGCAGACGCAATTTTTGTAGCCAACGACGTAAAGGCCGTGGGCGTGCTCAAAGCCCTCAATCAGAGGGGCGTAAGGGTGCCGGAGGATGTTGGCGTCATCGGATTTGACGACTATGAATGGATGGAGATTTCCTCCCCGCCCTTGACCACCATCCGGCAAAACCCCTATCTGATGGGGCAGGAGGGAGCCCGGCTTTTGCTGCGGCACATTGAGGATCCCAACTGTGCGGAGCGGATCGTGCTGGACACGGAGATTGTCCGCCGCCGCTCCCATGGGAAAGAGGAATA
- the rplT gene encoding 50S ribosomal protein L20, which yields MARVKGAMMTRKRRNKTLKLAKGYWGSKSKHFKMANQAVMKSLTYAYVGRRLKKRDFRQLWITRISAACKMNGMNYSTFMHGLKLAGIEINRKMLAEMAVNDAAAFTQLVEVAKKAA from the coding sequence ATGGCAAGAGTAAAAGGCGCGATGATGACGCGCAAGAGAAGAAATAAGACGCTGAAACTGGCTAAGGGCTACTGGGGTTCCAAGTCCAAGCACTTTAAGATGGCCAACCAGGCCGTCATGAAGTCCCTGACCTACGCTTATGTGGGCCGCCGCCTGAAGAAGAGAGACTTCCGTCAGCTGTGGATCACCCGCATCTCCGCCGCCTGCAAGATGAACGGCATGAACTACTCCACCTTCATGCACGGCCTGAAGCTGGCCGGCATTGAGATCAACCGCAAGATGCTGGCTGAAATGGCGGTCAATGACGCCGCCGCGTTCACCCAGTTGGTAGAGGTTGCCAAGAAGGCTGCCTGA
- the rpmI gene encoding 50S ribosomal protein L35: MPKLKTHSGSKKRFNLTKTGKVKRAKAYKSHILTKKDTKRGRRLRAGGYADVTNEATIRKMIPYK; this comes from the coding sequence ATGCCCAAGCTGAAAACCCACAGTGGTTCCAAAAAGAGATTTAATCTGACCAAAACCGGCAAAGTCAAGCGCGCCAAGGCTTATAAGAGCCACATCCTGACCAAGAAGGATACCAAGCGCGGAAGACGCCTCCGTGCCGGCGGCTATGCGGATGTCACCAACGAAGCGACGATCCGCAAGATGATCCCCTATAAATAA
- the infC gene encoding translation initiation factor IF-3: MHELNEEICDKEIRLIGSEGEQLGIMSSAEALKIADEQGLDLVKISPQAQPPVCKLMNYGKFRFEQGKREKEARKNQHVVEIKEIRMSPSIDIGDFNTKLKNAQKFIAEGNRVKVSVRFRGREMAHTDLGRALLARFAEQCAEVATLDKAAKLEGRNMSMFLSPKAGK, from the coding sequence ATGCATGAACTGAATGAAGAGATCTGCGATAAGGAGATCCGCCTGATCGGCTCCGAGGGGGAACAGCTTGGCATCATGTCCTCGGCGGAGGCGTTGAAAATTGCTGATGAGCAGGGGTTGGACCTGGTAAAAATCTCTCCTCAGGCGCAGCCCCCTGTCTGCAAGCTGATGAACTACGGAAAGTTCCGCTTTGAGCAGGGCAAGCGTGAAAAAGAGGCCAGAAAGAATCAGCACGTGGTGGAGATCAAGGAAATTCGCATGTCTCCGAGCATTGACATTGGGGACTTCAATACGAAGCTCAAGAATGCCCAGAAGTTCATCGCCGAAGGCAACCGCGTCAAGGTCTCCGTTAGATTCCGCGGCCGTGAAATGGCCCACACGGATCTGGGCAGAGCGCTTTTGGCCCGATTTGCCGAACAGTGTGCCGAAGTAGCGACATTGGATAAGGCTGCCAAGTTAGAGGGCCGGAATATGTCCATGTTCCTCTCTCCCAAGGCTGGCAAGTAA
- a CDS encoding DMT family transporter: MDKRKLTAHLLAIITVTVWATTFIASKKLLGIFSPLQILFMRFILAYIALWIIRPRRLKLSKKEELCFLLMGVFGGTLYFFTENTALLYTLAANVSIIVATAPILTALLAHFCTRDEKLRSSSVWGFFIAITGVVLVVYNGAFVLKVNPIGDLLSLCAAISWAVYSMLLKRFASKYDSFLVTRRTMLWGILTALPLILIEGKPLTLSALKEPTPLFCLLFLGLVGSAACYVFWATAVERLGVVKTNSYIYLVPFITIVAAALLLKEPISFAAILGAGLITAGVVVAQRRPKPEPTQNPDPEQEKSSAE; encoded by the coding sequence ATGGATAAGCGCAAACTCACGGCACACTTGTTGGCCATCATCACGGTCACTGTGTGGGCCACCACATTTATAGCAAGCAAAAAACTGTTGGGCATCTTTTCGCCACTGCAAATTCTCTTTATGCGGTTCATCCTGGCCTACATCGCCCTCTGGATCATTCGTCCCCGCCGCCTGAAGCTGAGCAAAAAGGAGGAGCTCTGTTTCCTTCTGATGGGCGTGTTTGGGGGGACCCTTTACTTCTTCACGGAGAACACAGCCCTTCTCTACACCCTGGCCGCCAACGTGAGCATCATTGTGGCCACCGCGCCCATCCTCACCGCTCTGCTGGCCCACTTCTGTACCCGGGATGAAAAGCTGCGCTCCAGCTCGGTCTGGGGCTTTTTCATCGCCATCACCGGCGTGGTACTGGTGGTGTATAACGGTGCCTTTGTGCTGAAGGTCAATCCCATTGGGGACCTTCTCTCCCTTTGCGCCGCCATCTCATGGGCGGTTTACTCTATGCTTCTCAAGCGCTTTGCCAGCAAATATGACTCCTTCCTGGTGACTCGGCGCACCATGCTCTGGGGGATTCTCACCGCCCTGCCCCTGATTTTGATTGAGGGGAAGCCCCTCACTCTCTCCGCGTTGAAAGAACCCACGCCTCTCTTCTGCCTCCTCTTTCTGGGCCTGGTCGGCAGCGCAGCATGCTATGTCTTCTGGGCCACCGCAGTGGAGCGGCTTGGCGTGGTGAAGACAAACAGCTACATCTATCTGGTGCCCTTCATCACCATCGTGGCAGCTGCCCTGCTGTTGAAAGAGCCCATCTCCTTTGCGGCCATCCTTGGCGCGGGGCTGATTACCGCCGGTGTGGTCGTGGCCCAGCGTCGCCCCAAACCCGAACCGACACAAAACCCCGATCCGGAACAGGAAAAGAGCAGCGCCGAATGA
- a CDS encoding pyridoxamine 5'-phosphate oxidase family protein: MFPELRRKRQALSGEECAAVLNRGTSGVLALYGEGGYPYAVPLSYVWDGEKLYFHCAKSGHKMDAVRRNNRASFCVIDRDQVVPEEYTSYFRSVIVFGTIRSLEDDGEKRAAVERIALKYAPDDSGENRERVIQREWPALGVLELTVDHMTGKEAIELVSAKDNR; this comes from the coding sequence ATGTTTCCTGAGCTGAGAAGAAAGCGGCAGGCACTGTCCGGAGAAGAGTGTGCCGCGGTCCTGAATAGAGGAACCTCCGGGGTGTTAGCGCTGTACGGAGAAGGGGGGTATCCCTACGCTGTGCCGCTGAGCTATGTCTGGGATGGGGAGAAGCTCTACTTCCACTGTGCCAAAAGCGGGCATAAGATGGACGCGGTCCGGAGAAACAACAGGGCGTCCTTCTGTGTCATCGACCGGGATCAGGTGGTTCCGGAGGAGTACACCTCCTATTTCAGAAGCGTCATTGTGTTTGGAACAATACGCAGTCTGGAGGACGATGGTGAGAAGCGGGCTGCTGTCGAAAGGATCGCCCTCAAATACGCGCCGGACGACAGCGGGGAAAACCGGGAACGGGTCATCCAGCGGGAGTGGCCGGCCCTTGGCGTGCTGGAACTGACCGTTGACCACATGACGGGTAAGGAGGCCATTGAGCTGGTATCTGCAAAGGACAACCGGTGA
- a CDS encoding GH25 family lysozyme — protein sequence MGNTLRVTIVGALLAALLLGSAQASFTDTEGHWAYSAISKWSEQYGIIKGYENGTFQPNSSITRGAFSVILDRVMHYQAASAAETFTDTLGTWCESEVLKLNAAGVMLGNEGRALIWDTISRQEAVTMVARAFGIPEAAEESAYSDAGHISDFAKGYVAAMARYLTDTEGNLFRPRDAITRAEVVSLLDNMVSVLYQKPGSYSEEVNGNLMVNAPDVVLADMHIAGDLIVAPGATTAVTMKNVTVDGSIRNFSSHEVAVDETPQVPDPPVDPSENHTPAGSALTPTGNVTGETISYSGNRIPVLQGVKVNDLDQSGFYWENGRLNYGAGNYTARFGIDVSAYQNRACPNTTIDWEAAAADGVNFAMIRVGLRGTSSGKLNADAFYAKNLEGAHAAGIETGAYFFAQAITVEEAIEEADFVISLLEGHNITGPVAYDWEMHDSSYRVYGTDPGVASACALAFCDRIAQAGYQPMIYMGNYVGYIKYGEYMDQLNKYPMWFAEYKTTASEKLYPTFYYQPNYWQYSSKGTVAGITGDVDCNLQLIPR from the coding sequence ATGGGGAACACGCTACGGGTGACGATTGTGGGAGCGCTGTTGGCGGCACTGCTTTTGGGCAGCGCGCAGGCCAGCTTCACAGATACCGAGGGCCACTGGGCCTACAGTGCCATCAGCAAATGGAGCGAGCAGTACGGGATCATCAAGGGGTATGAAAACGGGACTTTCCAGCCCAACAGTTCCATCACCCGCGGGGCTTTTTCCGTTATTTTGGACCGGGTGATGCATTATCAGGCCGCCTCGGCGGCGGAGACCTTCACCGACACGCTGGGCACCTGGTGCGAGTCTGAGGTGCTGAAGTTGAACGCCGCCGGCGTCATGTTAGGCAATGAGGGCAGGGCGCTGATCTGGGACACCATCAGCCGCCAGGAGGCGGTGACCATGGTGGCCCGCGCCTTTGGCATTCCCGAGGCGGCGGAGGAGTCCGCCTATTCAGACGCCGGGCACATCTCCGATTTTGCAAAAGGCTATGTGGCCGCCATGGCCCGTTACCTCACCGACACCGAAGGGAACCTCTTCCGGCCCCGTGACGCCATCACCCGGGCGGAGGTGGTGAGCCTGTTGGACAACATGGTTTCCGTCCTCTATCAGAAGCCCGGCTCCTATTCTGAGGAGGTGAACGGCAACCTGATGGTCAACGCGCCGGATGTGGTTCTTGCCGACATGCACATTGCGGGCGACCTGATCGTGGCGCCGGGGGCCACTACGGCCGTGACCATGAAAAACGTCACGGTGGATGGCAGCATCCGCAATTTCAGCAGCCACGAGGTTGCGGTGGACGAAACGCCCCAGGTTCCCGATCCGCCTGTGGACCCATCGGAAAACCACACTCCCGCCGGGTCGGCCCTGACGCCTACCGGAAATGTCACCGGGGAGACCATCTCCTATAGCGGAAACCGGATCCCGGTGCTTCAGGGGGTGAAGGTGAATGATCTGGATCAGAGCGGCTTTTACTGGGAAAACGGCCGGCTGAACTATGGCGCGGGCAATTACACGGCCCGCTTTGGCATCGACGTGTCCGCCTATCAGAACCGGGCCTGTCCCAACACCACCATCGACTGGGAGGCCGCCGCCGCGGACGGCGTGAATTTTGCCATGATCCGGGTGGGCCTGCGGGGCACCTCCAGCGGCAAGCTGAACGCGGATGCCTTCTATGCAAAGAACCTGGAGGGCGCCCACGCGGCAGGGATTGAGACCGGGGCCTACTTCTTTGCCCAGGCCATCACCGTGGAGGAGGCCATTGAAGAGGCGGACTTCGTCATCAGTTTGTTGGAAGGGCACAATATCACCGGGCCTGTGGCCTACGACTGGGAGATGCATGATTCCTCTTACCGAGTCTATGGCACTGACCCTGGCGTAGCCTCCGCCTGCGCCCTGGCCTTTTGCGACCGGATTGCCCAGGCCGGCTACCAGCCTATGATCTATATGGGCAACTATGTGGGCTACATCAAGTACGGCGAATACATGGATCAGCTGAACAAGTATCCCATGTGGTTTGCCGAGTATAAAACCACAGCGTCGGAAAAGCTCTATCCGACCTTCTACTATCAGCCCAATTATTGGCAGTACTCCAGCAAGGGCACGGTGGCCGGAATCACCGGCGACGTGGACTGCAACCTCCAGCTCATTCCCCGGTGA
- the glmS gene encoding glutamine--fructose-6-phosphate transaminase (isomerizing): protein MCGIIGYVGHEQVAPILLQGLRRMEYRGYDSAGVAICSAQKGLQVKKTKGRIQALSDLIHGGSDLEGTVGIGHTRWATHGEPSNVNAHPHVSESGKFALVHNGIIENYMEIKEALQKKGVQFTSDTDSEVVAQLLEYFYQESGNMLEAVSRVLGRIQGSYGLAILCEEDPDTMITARKDSPLILGYGDGFNFVASDVTAMIQYTRDISYMEDGEIAVLTRDGIQVYNSLLEPVEKQHSYVDWEISAAEKGGYPHFMLKEIMEQPEAFRKAVFPRIKDGRVVLEDLHITPEYIRNIQKIDIIACGSSYHVGMVGKYNLERLLRKSVEVVLASEFRYCDPLVDEHTLVIVISQSGETLDTMAAMREAKRLGARTLSIVNVVGSSIAKESDDVLYTWAGPEIAVATTKAYSTQLAVLDLVGLYFADLLGTIEAEEYCAIVEEMLCLPAKMEEVLKKTEDVQYFASRYFNHASVFFIGRNLDYALGLEGSLKLKEISYIHSEAYASGELKHGTISLIEPGTLVVALGTYAPLFDKAMSNVVEVKARGAEVLALTTDSFREKMEKTADSVLCIPDTHRMLQPSLGVLPLQLFSYYVALQRGCDIDKPRNLAKSVTVE, encoded by the coding sequence ATGTGTGGAATTATCGGATATGTGGGCCACGAGCAGGTGGCGCCCATTTTACTTCAGGGCCTGCGCCGCATGGAGTACCGCGGCTATGACTCGGCCGGCGTGGCCATCTGCTCGGCCCAGAAGGGGCTGCAGGTGAAAAAGACCAAGGGCCGCATCCAGGCGCTTTCGGACTTGATCCACGGCGGCAGCGATCTGGAGGGGACGGTGGGGATCGGCCACACCCGCTGGGCCACCCATGGGGAGCCGTCCAATGTCAACGCCCACCCCCATGTCAGCGAATCGGGCAAGTTTGCCCTGGTGCACAACGGCATCATTGAAAACTACATGGAGATCAAAGAGGCGCTTCAGAAAAAAGGCGTCCAATTTACATCAGACACGGACTCCGAGGTGGTGGCCCAGCTGTTGGAGTACTTTTATCAAGAGTCCGGAAACATGCTGGAGGCGGTATCCCGCGTATTGGGGCGGATCCAGGGGTCCTACGGGCTTGCCATCCTCTGCGAAGAGGACCCGGACACCATGATTACCGCCCGGAAGGACAGCCCGCTGATCCTGGGCTATGGCGACGGGTTCAACTTCGTGGCCTCCGACGTGACGGCCATGATCCAGTACACCCGGGACATCAGCTACATGGAAGACGGGGAGATCGCCGTCCTGACCCGGGATGGAATCCAGGTGTACAATTCGCTGCTGGAGCCGGTGGAAAAGCAGCACAGCTATGTGGACTGGGAAATTTCCGCGGCGGAGAAGGGGGGGTATCCCCACTTCATGCTCAAGGAGATCATGGAGCAGCCCGAGGCCTTCCGCAAGGCGGTGTTCCCCCGCATCAAGGACGGCCGTGTGGTGTTGGAGGACCTTCACATTACGCCGGAGTACATCCGAAACATCCAAAAAATCGACATCATCGCCTGCGGCTCCTCCTATCATGTGGGTATGGTGGGCAAGTACAACCTGGAGCGGCTTTTGAGAAAGAGCGTGGAAGTGGTGCTGGCTTCGGAGTTCCGCTACTGCGATCCCTTGGTGGATGAACACACCCTGGTCATTGTCATCAGCCAGTCCGGTGAGACGCTGGACACCATGGCTGCCATGCGGGAGGCGAAGCGCCTGGGTGCCCGTACGCTGTCCATTGTCAACGTGGTGGGCTCCTCCATCGCCAAGGAGTCAGACGACGTGCTTTACACCTGGGCCGGGCCGGAGATCGCCGTGGCCACCACCAAGGCCTACTCCACCCAACTGGCGGTGCTGGACCTGGTGGGACTTTACTTTGCCGACCTCCTTGGCACCATTGAGGCGGAGGAGTATTGTGCCATCGTTGAGGAGATGCTGTGCCTTCCCGCCAAGATGGAGGAGGTTTTAAAGAAGACGGAGGATGTCCAGTATTTTGCCTCCCGGTATTTTAACCATGCCTCTGTATTTTTCATCGGCCGGAACTTAGACTACGCCCTTGGGCTGGAGGGCTCGCTGAAGCTGAAGGAAATCTCCTACATCCACTCCGAGGCCTATGCCTCCGGCGAGCTGAAGCACGGCACCATCTCCCTCATCGAGCCTGGCACCCTGGTGGTGGCCCTTGGGACCTATGCGCCGCTGTTCGACAAGGCCATGAGCAATGTGGTGGAGGTCAAGGCGAGAGGGGCCGAAGTCCTGGCCCTGACCACGGACAGCTTCCGGGAAAAGATGGAGAAAACTGCGGACAGCGTCCTGTGCATCCCGGACACCCATCGGATGCTCCAGCCCTCTTTGGGTGTTTTGCCGCTTCAGCTTTTCTCCTACTATGTGGCGCTTCAGAGGGGCTGCGACATTGACAAGCCCCGGAACCTTGCAAAGAGCGTGACGGTGGAGTAA
- a CDS encoding DUF421 domain-containing protein → MSTAFLRTVILYLMIMLGLRLTGKRQIGQLEPAELALTMMISDLATVPMQDFGIPLLAGVIPILTLLALSTLFSYCSLKSLRFRAFVCGTPAILIEDGRICQDVLRKNRFTLDELMEELRGQGISNPSTVKYAILENSGQLSVLPYPANAPVTPRDMGITPENRATLPVILVNDGRVMTTNLYACGKSINWLRKELKKHKLQDPAQVFLLTLDQEGTVCCIPKEDN, encoded by the coding sequence ATGTCAACCGCTTTTTTACGAACGGTGATCCTGTATCTGATGATTATGTTAGGGCTGCGCCTGACCGGAAAGCGGCAGATCGGCCAGTTGGAGCCAGCGGAACTGGCCCTGACCATGATGATCTCCGACCTGGCCACCGTACCCATGCAGGATTTCGGGATTCCCCTGCTGGCCGGCGTCATTCCCATTCTGACGCTTCTGGCGCTCTCCACCCTCTTCTCCTACTGCTCTTTGAAAAGCCTCCGCTTCCGCGCCTTTGTCTGCGGAACGCCCGCCATCTTGATTGAGGACGGCCGTATCTGCCAGGACGTGCTGCGGAAAAACCGTTTTACGCTGGACGAGCTGATGGAGGAGCTGCGGGGGCAGGGGATCAGCAATCCATCCACCGTGAAATACGCCATCCTGGAAAACTCAGGCCAGCTTTCGGTCCTCCCCTACCCGGCCAATGCTCCGGTGACGCCCCGGGATATGGGGATCACGCCGGAAAATCGGGCCACACTGCCGGTGATCTTAGTCAACGACGGCCGGGTGATGACCACAAACCTGTATGCCTGCGGAAAAAGTATCAATTGGCTGCGCAAGGAACTAAAGAAGCACAAGCTCCAGGATCCCGCCCAGGTCTTTCTCCTCACGTTGGACCAGGAGGGGACGGTCTGCTGCATTCCAAAGGAGGACAATTAA
- a CDS encoding DUF4363 family protein: protein MKSLWVPVSLLALILALSLVNGALVSKAVGQWDALLLKAEDSALQGDWDSARRAVEDCYQQWGTKQTWLHIVERHGELDQAETLFLRTSALAAQEELSDFLTESQDLRSQLALLAEMEQLSAKNVLTYFPAVY, encoded by the coding sequence ATGAAATCACTCTGGGTACCGGTTTCCCTGTTGGCGCTGATCCTGGCTCTGTCTCTTGTCAACGGCGCCCTGGTCAGCAAGGCCGTGGGCCAGTGGGACGCCCTGCTGCTTAAGGCAGAGGACAGCGCCCTTCAGGGGGATTGGGACAGCGCGCGCCGCGCGGTGGAGGACTGCTATCAGCAGTGGGGCACAAAGCAGACTTGGCTCCACATCGTGGAGCGCCACGGGGAACTGGATCAGGCTGAGACCCTCTTCCTGCGCACATCCGCCCTGGCGGCCCAGGAGGAGCTGAGCGATTTTCTCACCGAATCCCAGGACCTGCGTTCACAGCTTGCCCTGCTCGCGGAGATGGAACAGCTCAGCGCCAAAAATGTGCTCACTTATTTTCCAGCAGTTTATTGA
- the nrdR gene encoding transcriptional regulator NrdR, producing the protein MNCPYCGYGESKVIDSRPADEGNSIRRRRECLSCVKRFTTYETVESLPMVVIKKDGSRQSFDRRKVLGGMMRACEKRPVSMAQLEQIAEEIEQNLQNSLEREISTELIGEQVMDRLKAVDEVAYVRFASVYRQFKDINTFMSELNKLLENK; encoded by the coding sequence ATGAATTGTCCCTATTGTGGTTATGGAGAGAGCAAAGTAATCGACTCCCGTCCGGCGGATGAGGGAAACAGCATCCGCCGCCGCAGAGAGTGCCTTTCCTGCGTCAAGCGCTTCACCACTTACGAAACGGTGGAAAGCCTGCCCATGGTGGTCATTAAAAAGGATGGCAGCCGGCAGAGCTTTGATCGGAGGAAGGTCCTGGGCGGCATGATGCGGGCCTGTGAAAAACGGCCTGTCTCCATGGCGCAGCTGGAACAGATTGCAGAGGAGATCGAGCAGAATTTGCAAAATTCCCTGGAGCGGGAGATCAGCACAGAGCTGATCGGCGAGCAGGTCATGGACCGGCTCAAAGCGGTGGATGAGGTGGCCTACGTCCGCTTTGCCTCCGTATACCGCCAGTTCAAGGACATCAATACCTTTATGAGTGAACTCAATAAACTGCTGGAAAATAAGTGA